AATTTGCTTAGCGGTGACCTCAATATCAAATTAGGCCGAATGAATGTGGGCGCTGAGTTTGGCGATTTTCAGTGTGAATTTGCCTATCTTGGATTCTGTGGTTCGCAAGTTGGTAACTTTAATTCAACTATATACAACTGGCCTATCAGTCAATGGGCTGGTGTTGTCAAATATCAGCTCGCGCCAGAGTGGTATGTCAAAACAGGTATTTACCAGATGAACCCAAGCTGGCTTAAAAACAGCCAAAATCTTAATTTAGGCAGTCCTCACGGCACTTTGGGGATGACGATTCCTGTTGAACTTGCTTGGATGCCGAAGATCAATGGCTTACCGGGTACTTATAAACTCGGTTATTGGCATGATACCGTTGGCGGGGAAGACCTTTACTACAATGAAGAGGGTAACCCCTTGATTATTGATGGCGGTAAAGCACGCCAACATGACAGTAAAGATGGGGCTTATTTTGTTGCTGAGCAACAAGTGACTTCTGTTGGTGGTGATTCTGATCGTGGTCTTAGTGTGTTCTTTATGGGGACGTTAAACGACCAAGATATCACTACTGTTGATCACTCTTTGGCATTAGGTGTTAATTATCAAGGTCCATTTGCAACACGTGCAAATGATAAATGGGGCTTAGCCGCAACCTATTTACATGTAAACGATAGTTTTGCCGATAGTGCGCATCTTTACAATAATAATCATGTACTTAATATGCCTGTCAAAGACACTGAGACGGTCGTTGCAAGCTATTATAAATTTCAAGTCACTAAATATGCTGCTATTCGTCCTGAAATTCAATACATCATTAATCCAGGTGCTATCAGTGAGAATGACGATACTTGGGTGGTGACACTTAAAGGTGATATCGCATTTTAAGTAAGGTTCAAATGGCAAGTTATTGTCAGAGTCACTTAATTGAGTGCTAATAAAGATATTGCCGTTATATTAAGTTTTTCGATTTTATGAAAAATGAGTGAGTGAAATCCACATAAAAGGATGGTTTTTAACCTTTATCGATGGTTTGAACTATTTAGGATGTTGGTAACAATTAGGTAATTTTGTTACCGACATCATATCTTGGAGATCTGATTGTGACATCACATCTTAGCTTTGTTAAATTGATGTCTGATCACTCACGTAGTCACCTCGACTATTCGAGGTTTCAACCAAATAGTGTAGTTATTCCTACAAATTAAGGAGTGGTAATCGTTGGTCTCCTTAATAAGTACATTAAGTTGTACTAATAGTCTGATTGATATTGGAATAGTGAGTAAAAATGTAAGCAGCCGCTTTTTTACTTTACCTATTCCACTGCAATAAATAAAAAATACACTAATATTATGCAGTTAAGTGTTTAATTCGGAGTTCCAATGAACAAAAAAACTTCAACCACTATTCAGTTGCTCGCCCCTTTCACAGGAGTTTGCTGTCCACTGAGTCAGGTTCCTGATGCCGCATTTTCACAAAAGATGGTCGGCGATGGTCTAGCGATAGACCCCATTGAAAACATACTTCACGCGCCATGTGATGCCACTATTAGTCAAATACACCCTTCAAAGCATGCCGTGACCTTATTAACTGCCACAGGCATTGAGATTCTGGTTCATATAGGTGTCGACACCGTTAAATTGAAAGGCGAAGGTTTTAAGGCTTTGGTTAAGGTGGGGGATGTTGTCAAAGCCAAAACGCCACTCATTGAGTTAGATTTAGATAAAGTAGGTTGTAGCGTCAAAAGTTTGCGTACAGTGATACTGCTTACCGATATGACAAGAATTATTAACTTAACTCCGACCATGGAAAAATGTGTTAACGCCGGAGATTTGTTGTTTAGTGCTGAGTTAGCTGCGGCAGGTGAAGCGCTAACAAAGTCAGATGACATGATAAGCTCAGACCCTATCGTTGTCATTAATCCAACCGGTATTCACGCTCGCCCCGCTGCCGCCATCGTTACCGCGATTAAGTCATTTGAATGTGACGTGATGATTGAAAAAGCAGGCAAGCAAGTCAATGCCCGCAGTGTGGTTGGTCTGATGGGGTTAGACATCGCTTTTGGGGAGCAGATTGTTATTCTCGCTAAAGGCAAAGATCAACAAGCGGCAATCGCGGCATTAGCTGAGGCGATAAGCTCAGGTTTAGGTGAAGAGGGCGCAGATGCATCACAGGTGACAAACAAGGTTAAAAGTGATTTTGATCCTTTTTCCGAGCCGTCACTGCTACTGCAAACAAGCCAAGATCCACGTCAGTTAATTGGGGTAGAGGCATCACCAGGTCAAGTGAGAGGGCGTTTATATGTGATTAACGCTGAGGTGCCTAAATTTGACACTTTTGCTGATGATGCACAGGTTGAGCAAAACATTCTTGACGATGCGATGAAAATAGCCGATGCCACTTTAGCTGAGTTAGTTGAAGAATTACAGCGCAAAAATATGGGGCAAAAAGCCGATATTTTTGTCGCTCATCAAGAGCTAATGTCAGATCCAGATTTGTACGACGATTGTATTATTGAATTACAACAAGGCAAGTCAGCCCCGTATGCTTGGAGTAAGAGCATCTGCCGCCAAGCCGACAAACTTGCTGGGATGGATAATCCCTTGTTGGCTGGACGTGCAACGGATCTTATGGACGTCGGCAACCGTGTCTCACGGAT
The Shewanella vesiculosa DNA segment above includes these coding regions:
- a CDS encoding carbohydrate porin, with protein sequence MKSINTLTTASVLLLICSSPVQADNFSADNYLFGDIGGIRSQMHNAGVDVSLGYTFETGGNLNGGQRHATSYADQTVLGANFDLEKLLELSGANFHVALTNRGGQSQNINDKAEIGQLMQSIEVFGRGRVTRISEFYYEQNLLSGDLNIKLGRMNVGAEFGDFQCEFAYLGFCGSQVGNFNSTIYNWPISQWAGVVKYQLAPEWYVKTGIYQMNPSWLKNSQNLNLGSPHGTLGMTIPVELAWMPKINGLPGTYKLGYWHDTVGGEDLYYNEEGNPLIIDGGKARQHDSKDGAYFVAEQQVTSVGGDSDRGLSVFFMGTLNDQDITTVDHSLALGVNYQGPFATRANDKWGLAATYLHVNDSFADSAHLYNNNHVLNMPVKDTETVVASYYKFQVTKYAAIRPEIQYIINPGAISENDDTWVVTLKGDIAF